Proteins encoded in a region of the Eschrichtius robustus isolate mEscRob2 chromosome 14, mEscRob2.pri, whole genome shotgun sequence genome:
- the LHFPL7 gene encoding LHFPL tetraspan subfamily member 7 protein, translating into MVGSVWAALGLSLTCISALSLISPAWFQTTTFSFGVLTYCSWPQGNSWNQSCGTFRSLDDIPDFAWKVSAVTLLGGWLLLAFNAILFLSWALVPKGLCPKRGSGPMPGLQATAAIATIVGLLVFPISLASPFAKEACLASSVYHSGQCRLGWGYVTAIFHAVLASLLPTFRWLHVTEVQRRTILFSSDTESIILVPEMSK; encoded by the exons ATGGTGGGCAGCGTGTGGGCAGCCCTGGGGCTTTCCCTAACCTGCATCTCAGCCCTCAGCCTCATCTCTCCTGcctggttccagaccaccacctTCTCCTTTGGTGTCCTCACCTACTGCTCCTGGCCTCAGGGTAACAGCTGGAACCAGAGCTGTGGGACCTTCAGGTCCCTGGATGATATTCCTGACTTTGCCTGGAAG GTCTCAGCTGTGACGCTCCTTGGAGGCTGGCTCCTATTGGCCTTCAATGCAATTCTCTTCCTGTCCTGGGCCTTAGTCCCCAAAGGGCTGTGCCCAAAGAGGGGCAGTGGCCCAATGCCAGGGCTGCAGGCAACAGCAG CCATCGCCACCATTGTGGGCCTGCTGGTTTTCCCGATCAGCTTGGCCTCCCCATTTGCCAAGGAAGCCTGCTTAGCCTCCTCTGTGTACCACAGTGGTCAGTGCCGGCTGGGCTGGGGCTATGTGACTGCCATCTTCCACGCAGTCCTGGCCAGCCTCCTGCCCACGTTCAGGTGGCTCCACGTGACCGAGGTCCAGCGGAGGACCATCCTCTTCTCCAGTGACACTGAGAGCATCATCCTCGTGCCAGaaatgagcaaataa